A genomic segment from Luteolibacter ambystomatis encodes:
- a CDS encoding endonuclease/exonuclease/phosphatase family protein — MQVFLLRRLVLSLFSAVWLLPALSHAVTFGVDKTTYASSDNITATWTRVSGDTQAAKDWIGIYTPTQVPSGSSPSLRWFYLNGTKTAPGAAVQSGSITFTNPGLAAGNYVARFLSNDGYTELAPAVSFTVLPAPPTFSLNKSSYLAGENITATFGRATGNTMMVKDWIAIYRSNQTPGTDYSLTWRYLNGSTTAPAAVVQNGSVTFSSPTLPAGSYVARFFANDGYTDIAPGIPFTITAGGGPAVPQWVVNNFPLRYALTGTAYTGCVRGYAKDTDTSDTLTFAKVSGPTWLTIAADGTLGGTPAVGDVGTNTFTVKATDIPGNNATATFTVQVFAPGTAHIDKLKVLSYNLFHGWGKVTNGVRKGIDSILLSGADVVCTVESTDNVTGSNQFQPQAVAAEIGWFYTRIPGGGDVGVISRYPITDTYSASVAVGARITMCANPLQEVIVYSTHLDYLHYGPYEAARSGSTNATTMTEELASNRDEQATALVAAMQSQLGAADQTPVVVCGDFNCPSHQDWTAAAASQHYGKTIAWPATLSLTNAGLVDTFRQMHPNPVTDPGNTWAPIYTGDEPQDRIDFVFAKGNRLTTLSSSVYHTAVENTFNNYYSDITAIAGNTWPSDHAAVLTEFSVKQVDADGNGLPDYWENQRFGGAPPQGLNGDDDGNGISNILDYASGMPAGFADASRLCRTRRESDGLRVSYLRRKGGTGTGCDYLAGGMRYRLLRSIDLTNWVPADDWCSDDAPSSAGGDGEEMSVKVTPPPGSQQQFFRLSVAPN; from the coding sequence ATGCAGGTTTTCCTATTGCGTCGGCTCGTCCTGAGTCTCTTCTCCGCGGTCTGGCTCCTCCCCGCCCTGTCCCACGCCGTCACCTTCGGCGTGGACAAGACCACCTACGCATCCAGTGACAATATCACCGCCACCTGGACCCGCGTCTCCGGAGACACGCAGGCGGCGAAGGATTGGATTGGCATCTACACCCCCACCCAGGTCCCCAGTGGCAGCAGCCCCTCGCTGCGCTGGTTTTATCTCAATGGCACCAAGACCGCTCCGGGAGCGGCGGTGCAGAGTGGCAGCATCACCTTCACCAATCCGGGACTGGCCGCTGGCAACTACGTCGCGCGCTTCCTGTCGAACGACGGCTACACCGAGCTCGCCCCGGCTGTCTCCTTCACGGTGCTGCCCGCTCCGCCGACGTTCAGCCTGAACAAGTCCAGCTACCTCGCTGGTGAAAACATCACCGCCACCTTCGGCCGTGCCACCGGCAATACGATGATGGTGAAGGACTGGATCGCGATCTACCGCTCCAATCAAACACCGGGCACCGACTACTCGCTGACATGGCGATACCTCAATGGCAGCACCACCGCTCCGGCCGCGGTGGTACAGAACGGCAGCGTGACCTTCAGCAGCCCGACGCTGCCCGCCGGTTCCTATGTTGCTCGGTTCTTTGCCAATGACGGTTACACGGACATCGCCCCAGGTATCCCCTTCACGATCACCGCCGGTGGCGGCCCCGCGGTCCCGCAGTGGGTGGTGAACAACTTCCCACTGCGCTACGCGCTGACCGGCACCGCCTACACCGGCTGCGTGCGCGGCTATGCCAAGGACACGGATACCAGTGATACGCTGACATTTGCCAAAGTGTCCGGGCCGACGTGGCTCACCATCGCGGCGGATGGCACGCTCGGCGGCACTCCCGCCGTTGGCGATGTGGGCACGAATACCTTCACGGTGAAAGCCACCGACATTCCCGGCAACAATGCGACCGCGACTTTCACCGTGCAGGTCTTCGCACCGGGCACTGCCCACATCGACAAATTGAAGGTGCTTTCCTACAACCTTTTCCACGGCTGGGGCAAGGTGACCAATGGCGTGCGCAAGGGCATCGACAGCATCCTGCTCTCGGGAGCCGATGTCGTCTGCACCGTGGAGAGCACGGACAATGTCACTGGTTCGAACCAGTTCCAGCCACAGGCCGTGGCCGCGGAGATCGGCTGGTTCTATACCCGCATTCCCGGCGGTGGCGATGTCGGCGTGATCAGCCGGTATCCGATCACGGACACCTACTCCGCCAGCGTCGCGGTTGGAGCGCGCATCACGATGTGCGCCAATCCACTGCAGGAGGTGATCGTGTATTCCACCCACCTCGACTATCTCCACTACGGTCCGTACGAGGCCGCGCGCTCCGGCTCCACGAATGCGACGACCATGACCGAGGAGCTTGCGTCCAATCGCGACGAACAAGCCACCGCTTTGGTGGCCGCCATGCAAAGCCAGCTCGGCGCCGCGGATCAGACACCGGTGGTCGTGTGCGGTGACTTCAATTGCCCCTCACACCAGGACTGGACCGCGGCGGCTGCATCCCAACACTACGGCAAGACCATCGCGTGGCCCGCCACGCTCTCCCTGACCAATGCCGGACTGGTGGACACCTTCCGCCAGATGCATCCGAATCCCGTCACGGACCCGGGCAATACCTGGGCACCCATCTATACGGGCGATGAACCACAGGACCGCATCGACTTCGTCTTCGCCAAGGGCAACCGTCTCACGACTCTCAGCTCCTCCGTCTATCACACGGCGGTGGAGAACACCTTCAACAACTACTACAGCGACATCACCGCGATCGCCGGCAACACCTGGCCGTCCGACCACGCGGCCGTGCTCACGGAATTCAGCGTCAAGCAAGTGGATGCGGACGGCAACGGACTGCCGGACTACTGGGAGAACCAGCGCTTCGGCGGAGCCCCGCCCCAGGGCTTGAATGGAGATGATGATGGCAATGGCATCAGCAATATCCTCGACTACGCCTCCGGCATGCCCGCTGGATTTGCCGATGCCTCGCGTCTCTGCCGCACCCGCCGCGAGTCCGATGGGTTGCGTGTCAGCTACCTGCGCCGCAAGGGCGGGACCGGCACGGGCTGCGACTATCTCGCGGGTGGCATGCGCTATCGCCTGCTGCGTTCCATCGATCTCACCAACTGGGTTCCAGCGGATGATTGGTGTAGTGACGACGCCCCTTCATCCGCCGGTGGCGATGGCGAGGAAATGTCGGTGAAAGTTACGCCACCTCCCGGATCGCAACAGCAGTTTTTCCGGCTCTCCGTCGCTCCAAACTGA
- a CDS encoding tetratricopeptide repeat-containing sulfotransferase family protein: protein MAPSSGVQDQDLYTRAKRAEEEGDLDHARVLYQAALTHRPNDPSLLQDFAALLWMTYDFTAAGRLHERLASLPMEDPTPLLWAARAEFSIGHFDRAARLLDVALASHPDNADLLGMLASVHERAHHGQEAREMALRALAIDPTHAEATRLIAHLDVDAGDLHAARTRLVNQLQQHPGDEDWRLRYELAAIFDRMGEPQAVMRELNKAKASLYPQALPALDQSRRIRERQWALTCRITDEDWKRWQTGLPEDASHHPVALMGGFPRSGATLVEHILTKHPRCLGTDESGILFSQFTRPLVHQAASMDDAFETLNNLSPTLLVSDRERYIRCTEALLGESLEGRVLLDREPFHTADLPLPLRLFPESRVLMPLRDPRDAVISYFLTLVPMAPDSAASVDLGETCRFYADTMRHWLHLEAILPHPTLRVRYEDLIVQPEQTIREVTSFLGLPWSPDLIAGESFHADSIGRWKLYEPWLARHMHHLDPFIEAFGYAGGVC from the coding sequence ATGGCACCTTCCTCCGGAGTTCAGGATCAGGACCTTTACACCCGTGCGAAGCGGGCGGAAGAGGAAGGCGATCTCGACCACGCACGGGTGCTGTATCAGGCCGCCCTGACCCACCGGCCGAACGATCCATCCCTGCTGCAGGATTTTGCAGCGCTGCTTTGGATGACCTATGACTTCACCGCTGCGGGCCGTCTGCACGAGCGTCTGGCCAGCCTGCCGATGGAGGACCCCACTCCGCTGTTGTGGGCGGCCCGGGCGGAATTTTCCATCGGCCACTTCGACCGTGCCGCACGATTGCTGGATGTGGCTTTGGCCAGCCATCCGGACAATGCCGACCTCCTCGGTATGCTGGCGAGCGTCCATGAGCGGGCCCATCATGGCCAGGAGGCCCGCGAGATGGCGTTGCGCGCGCTCGCCATCGATCCCACCCACGCCGAGGCCACGCGCCTGATCGCCCACCTCGATGTGGATGCGGGCGATCTTCACGCCGCCCGCACGAGACTGGTCAATCAGCTCCAGCAACATCCCGGAGATGAGGATTGGCGGCTCCGCTACGAGCTCGCCGCGATCTTCGACCGTATGGGTGAACCCCAGGCGGTGATGCGCGAATTGAACAAGGCGAAGGCGAGCCTGTATCCACAGGCGCTGCCCGCGCTTGATCAATCCCGCCGCATCCGCGAGCGCCAATGGGCGCTCACCTGCCGCATCACGGACGAGGATTGGAAACGTTGGCAGACTGGTTTGCCAGAGGACGCAAGCCATCATCCGGTGGCTCTCATGGGCGGGTTCCCGCGCAGTGGCGCCACTCTTGTGGAGCATATCCTGACGAAACACCCGCGCTGCCTCGGCACGGATGAATCCGGCATCCTGTTTTCGCAGTTCACCCGTCCGCTGGTGCATCAGGCCGCATCGATGGATGACGCTTTCGAGACCCTGAACAACCTCTCGCCCACCCTGCTGGTCTCGGATCGCGAGCGCTACATCCGTTGCACAGAGGCTTTGCTGGGCGAATCACTGGAAGGCCGCGTTCTCCTCGATCGCGAGCCCTTCCATACCGCGGACCTGCCATTGCCGCTCCGTCTGTTCCCGGAAAGCCGGGTGTTGATGCCCCTGCGTGATCCACGCGATGCGGTGATCTCCTATTTCCTTACGCTGGTGCCGATGGCTCCGGACAGCGCGGCCTCGGTCGATCTCGGTGAAACCTGCCGCTTCTATGCGGACACGATGCGGCACTGGCTGCATTTGGAAGCCATCCTTCCCCATCCCACGTTGCGGGTCCGATATGAGGATCTGATCGTGCAACCGGAGCAGACGATCCGCGAGGTCACCTCCTTCCTCGGTCTGCCGTGGTCTCCGGATCTCATTGCGGGGGAATCCTTCCATGCCGATTCCATCGGACGTTGGAAGCTTTACGAGCCTTGGCTGGCTCGCCACATGCACCATCTGGATCCGTTCATCGAGGCATTCGGCTACGCCGGTGGAGTCTGCTGA
- a CDS encoding HAD-IA family hydrolase, producing MKQPHPARRSVGFRHPVWSCYAPQILGGIVDFMREHELWRLATENDLFGEMEAVKLDHDWHGDGLILFRATEEELAAFRQRGQAVVLTSTEGPDLGFPRVVTDNAMIGRLAAEHLIECSVGHFAFLARGETYYREEQFAPGHRRYSRERLGGFRTKLAEYGAEPVVHYLKGRPLWKAQTWREIETEVMAFLDTLPSPCGLFVADDPLGAVALRAADRLGRKVPADLAVIGFGDDAVCCYATWPALSSIAYPGREVGRKAAELLWRQMNGETSLSGRIEIPVGKVIARESSDTLAIADPDVRDLVRHIRLTAPHDSLRVSELAERSNLSMTTIKARFSSLLGHGPKQEIQRVRLRHLQHLLSHTELSLAVIARDMNFGSAHELSRFFLIETGMRPTEYRESLGNHSTASKPAAVQAVVFDMDGTLFDTEKLYYEAYRRALENQGGILEKEVYFQHHAGTTNAAIEAKFAEHFGPDFDLARFRADWHEAWKSLVGRKALKPLPGIQEALELLTEAGVPLAIASSSDRVDIDLCLQASGLAPWFRVIASGDEVEESKPAPEIYQLACRRLGVEPSDCLAIEDTQHGVDAALSAGMRVIKVGEVPDQSREGLLFAGSLDRIERSQWAELLAGSPELRPRAS from the coding sequence ATGAAGCAACCTCATCCAGCCCGCCGGAGCGTCGGTTTCCGTCATCCGGTGTGGTCCTGCTACGCTCCGCAGATTCTCGGCGGGATCGTGGATTTCATGCGGGAGCACGAGCTGTGGCGGCTGGCCACGGAAAACGATCTCTTCGGCGAGATGGAGGCGGTGAAGCTCGACCATGACTGGCATGGGGACGGACTGATCCTCTTCCGCGCCACGGAAGAGGAGTTGGCGGCATTCCGCCAACGCGGGCAGGCGGTGGTGCTCACCAGCACCGAGGGGCCGGATCTCGGCTTTCCGCGGGTGGTGACGGACAATGCCATGATCGGCAGATTGGCTGCGGAGCACCTGATCGAATGTTCGGTGGGCCACTTCGCCTTTCTGGCCCGCGGGGAAACCTACTACCGAGAGGAACAATTCGCGCCGGGCCACAGGCGCTATTCACGGGAGCGGCTCGGCGGCTTCCGCACGAAACTCGCGGAATATGGCGCCGAGCCGGTGGTCCATTATCTGAAGGGTCGGCCATTGTGGAAGGCCCAGACCTGGCGCGAGATCGAGACGGAAGTCATGGCGTTTCTCGATACATTGCCATCGCCCTGCGGACTGTTCGTGGCGGACGATCCGCTGGGTGCGGTGGCGCTGCGGGCGGCGGATCGGCTCGGGCGCAAGGTGCCGGCGGATCTTGCGGTGATCGGCTTCGGGGATGATGCGGTCTGCTGCTATGCCACCTGGCCGGCGTTGAGCAGCATCGCCTATCCCGGCCGCGAGGTGGGACGAAAGGCCGCCGAACTGCTGTGGCGACAGATGAATGGCGAGACCTCATTGAGCGGGCGAATCGAGATTCCTGTGGGCAAGGTGATCGCGCGCGAGTCCAGCGACACACTTGCGATCGCCGATCCCGATGTCCGCGACCTGGTCCGTCACATCCGTCTCACCGCTCCTCACGATTCCCTGCGTGTCTCGGAACTGGCGGAGCGCAGCAACCTGTCCATGACGACGATCAAGGCGCGTTTTTCCTCCCTTCTCGGACATGGACCGAAGCAGGAGATCCAGCGCGTGCGCCTGCGCCATCTCCAGCATCTTCTCAGTCATACCGAGCTCAGTCTCGCGGTTATCGCGCGCGACATGAACTTCGGCTCCGCCCACGAACTCAGCCGTTTTTTCCTCATCGAAACCGGAATGCGCCCAACCGAATACCGCGAATCCCTTGGCAACCACTCCACCGCCTCGAAACCGGCGGCCGTGCAGGCCGTGGTCTTCGACATGGACGGCACCTTGTTCGACACGGAGAAGCTATACTACGAGGCTTATCGTAGAGCGTTGGAAAACCAGGGCGGAATCCTGGAAAAGGAAGTTTATTTCCAGCACCACGCGGGCACCACCAACGCTGCGATCGAGGCGAAATTCGCGGAACACTTCGGGCCGGATTTCGACCTCGCCCGGTTCCGCGCGGATTGGCATGAGGCTTGGAAATCGCTGGTGGGGCGGAAGGCCTTGAAACCTTTGCCTGGTATCCAGGAAGCCCTGGAGCTTCTCACCGAGGCAGGTGTCCCGCTGGCGATCGCCAGTTCGAGCGACCGGGTTGACATCGATCTTTGCCTTCAGGCCTCGGGGCTCGCGCCGTGGTTCCGGGTGATCGCGTCAGGGGATGAAGTGGAGGAGAGCAAACCGGCTCCGGAAATTTACCAACTCGCCTGTCGGCGCCTCGGCGTGGAACCCTCCGACTGCCTCGCCATCGAGGATACCCAGCACGGGGTGGACGCGGCCCTCTCAGCCGGCATGCGTGTCATCAAGGTGGGAGAGGTGCCGGATCAATCGCGGGAGGGGCTCCTCTTCGCCGGAAGTCTCGACCGGATTGAGCGGAGCCAGTGGGCGGAGTTGTTGGCGGGAAGTCCCGAACTCCGCCCACGCGCGTCGTGA
- a CDS encoding 3-keto-disaccharide hydrolase codes for MKLLLTLLALALPAAAIEPGFTPLYNGKDLTGWKKVNGNGEYKAAGPELLGIGDNVKANTFLRTEKTYKNFDLRFDMKFDDAEGNSGVMIRGLQKTDKEDGRVYGYQCEHDPSPRCWTAGLYCEAMPRGWLVPNKANKEEAEAFTAANTKRYKVGEWNSIRVLCEGKHIQIWLNGEKTVDYTDTAPEAISEGFFALQVHAGKATHVRWRDIRIKEL; via the coding sequence ATGAAACTACTTCTGACGCTTCTCGCCTTGGCCTTGCCTGCCGCGGCCATCGAACCGGGCTTCACCCCTCTCTACAACGGCAAGGATCTCACCGGCTGGAAAAAGGTCAATGGCAACGGCGAATACAAGGCCGCCGGACCGGAATTGCTCGGCATCGGCGACAACGTGAAGGCCAATACCTTCCTGCGCACTGAGAAGACCTACAAGAACTTCGACCTGCGCTTCGACATGAAGTTCGATGATGCCGAGGGCAACTCCGGAGTGATGATCCGCGGTCTCCAGAAGACCGACAAGGAAGACGGTCGCGTTTACGGCTACCAGTGCGAACATGACCCCAGCCCGCGCTGCTGGACCGCCGGCCTCTATTGCGAGGCCATGCCCCGCGGCTGGCTCGTGCCGAACAAGGCGAACAAGGAGGAAGCGGAGGCCTTCACCGCCGCCAACACCAAGCGCTACAAGGTCGGTGAGTGGAACAGCATCCGCGTGCTCTGCGAGGGCAAGCACATCCAGATCTGGCTGAATGGCGAAAAGACCGTGGACTATACCGACACGGCTCCCGAGGCAATTTCGGAAGGCTTCTTCGCACTCCAGGTCCACGCCGGAAAGGCCACCCACGTCCGCTGGCGGGACATCCGCATCAAGGAACTCTGA
- a CDS encoding aminotransferase class I/II-fold pyridoxal phosphate-dependent enzyme: MATDPAAELEALSAAGLLRVLRPLDSPAGPQVMRDGRALHNFASNDYLGLAGHPRLAESFIEGVKRYGAGSAASRLVAGTLAPHAALEEDLAAAKNAEASLVFSSGFATAIGCLPAIVGSGDTVILDKLCHASLIDAAKLSGATLRVFPHNDVPKLRKLLATVRAKDASGRILVVTESVFSMDGDLCPLLEIVEAVEEAEALLWLDEAHAFGVIGPSGMGLAAQYGLQERVTFQMGTFSKAAGLSGGYVAASRSWIDLLVNRARAFIYSTAPPPSLAHATRESLALIRSSDGETLRERLRANIRVLSPAAGSAIIPFVLGSNEATLEAASRLEAEGFMVPAIRYPTVPRGTARLRVSISAAHDQEVVAALKNLLPGS, translated from the coding sequence ATGGCCACCGATCCCGCCGCCGAACTCGAAGCGCTCTCGGCAGCGGGATTGCTGCGCGTGCTGCGCCCCTTGGATTCCCCTGCGGGTCCGCAGGTCATGCGCGATGGCCGCGCCCTGCACAATTTCGCATCGAACGATTACCTCGGCCTCGCGGGACATCCGCGTTTGGCGGAGTCGTTCATCGAGGGCGTGAAACGATACGGGGCCGGCTCCGCCGCCTCCCGCTTGGTGGCGGGCACCCTTGCCCCGCATGCAGCCTTGGAAGAGGACTTGGCCGCTGCGAAGAACGCGGAGGCATCACTGGTGTTTTCCTCCGGCTTCGCCACCGCCATCGGCTGCCTGCCCGCGATCGTGGGGAGCGGAGACACCGTGATCCTCGACAAGCTGTGCCACGCCTCCTTGATCGATGCGGCGAAACTCTCCGGCGCCACGCTGCGGGTGTTTCCCCACAATGATGTTCCGAAGCTTCGCAAGTTGCTCGCCACCGTGCGGGCAAAGGATGCCTCCGGACGAATCCTCGTCGTGACCGAGTCCGTCTTCAGCATGGATGGGGATCTGTGCCCGCTGCTGGAAATCGTTGAAGCGGTGGAGGAAGCAGAGGCGCTGCTATGGCTCGATGAAGCCCACGCGTTCGGAGTAATCGGCCCCTCCGGCATGGGACTGGCCGCACAATACGGATTGCAGGAGCGGGTCACGTTCCAGATGGGAACCTTCAGCAAGGCAGCGGGACTATCCGGTGGCTACGTCGCCGCTTCGCGGTCGTGGATCGATCTGTTGGTGAACCGCGCACGCGCGTTCATCTACTCGACCGCTCCCCCACCCTCACTCGCCCATGCCACCCGTGAGTCACTGGCATTGATCCGCTCCAGTGATGGCGAAACACTGCGTGAACGCCTGCGGGCCAACATCCGGGTGCTTTCCCCTGCAGCAGGCTCCGCCATCATTCCCTTTGTGCTGGGTTCCAATGAAGCCACGCTCGAAGCCGCCTCGCGTTTGGAAGCGGAAGGCTTCATGGTGCCTGCGATCCGCTACCCCACGGTGCCGCGCGGCACCGCACGATTGCGGGTAAGCATTTCCGCTGCCCACGATCAGGAAGTGGTCGCCGCATTGAAAAATCTGCTCCCAGGTTCCTGA
- a CDS encoding D-alanyl-D-alanine carboxypeptidase family protein encodes MPRPLLVRSAALLLSVLPTACAVAPPLRSTSRNTANSPQAPAVIVEQPHSFGSVPPTAPPAIAAESAIVIDADSGRVLYAKNADSPRQVASTQKIITALCVLDAGNMDKQVVIEKIDVACEPTRLDMKPGDSYSRRDLLKALMVKSCNDVARALARDVGGSVEGFSDLMNRKAASLGMRNSHFVNPNGLPSTAQYSTARDMAIAARYAYRSPLLRSYVATKAFEFQFADGRTRLLENTNRILKSVPYCNGMKTGTTDAAGRCLVCTGSLNGRSTIVVVLKSTTPFIWKDSEKLLRWSLER; translated from the coding sequence ATGCCGCGCCCGCTTCTCGTCCGCTCCGCCGCGCTCTTGCTTTCCGTTCTCCCGACGGCCTGCGCCGTCGCGCCCCCTCTCCGCTCCACCTCCCGGAATACCGCCAACTCCCCGCAGGCTCCGGCAGTCATTGTCGAGCAGCCCCACAGCTTCGGTTCCGTTCCTCCGACCGCCCCCCCGGCGATCGCCGCTGAGAGCGCCATCGTGATCGATGCCGATTCCGGCCGCGTGCTTTACGCGAAGAACGCGGACAGCCCGCGCCAGGTTGCCAGCACCCAGAAGATCATCACCGCCTTGTGCGTGCTCGATGCCGGCAACATGGACAAGCAGGTCGTCATCGAAAAGATCGACGTGGCCTGCGAGCCGACCCGCCTCGACATGAAGCCGGGCGATTCCTACTCCCGCCGCGATCTGCTGAAGGCGCTCATGGTGAAGAGCTGCAACGACGTGGCCCGCGCCCTTGCCCGCGACGTGGGCGGCAGCGTGGAGGGTTTCTCCGATTTGATGAACCGCAAGGCTGCAAGCCTGGGCATGCGGAATTCCCACTTCGTGAATCCGAATGGCCTGCCGAGTACCGCTCAGTATTCCACCGCGCGCGATATGGCCATCGCCGCCCGCTACGCCTACCGCAGCCCTCTCTTGCGCTCCTACGTGGCGACCAAGGCTTTCGAATTCCAGTTCGCCGATGGTCGCACCAGGCTGTTGGAAAACACCAACCGCATCCTCAAGTCCGTGCCTTACTGCAATGGCATGAAGACCGGGACCACCGATGCAGCCGGCCGCTGCCTCGTTTGCACCGGCTCTCTCAACGGCCGCTCGACCATCGTCGTGGTATTGAAGTCCACCACTCCGTTCATCTGGAAGGACTCCGAGAAACTGCTCCGCTGGTCGCTGGAGCGTTGA
- the lexA gene encoding transcriptional repressor LexA, giving the protein MSQGLTSRQREIVEYLKDAQRQTGVMPSTREIQHFFGFSSQTAAMSHLRALEKKGIIQRLPGKARAVVFPEDLDREEIVDIPIYGEIAAGMSQDAEPERRGCVSIDITSLGIPRNARTFALKVRGDSMIDAHICSGDTVILEFREPRNNDIVAALIDGETTLKRYITDKGRPFLRAENVDFPDLIPARELIIQGVLVALLRQAA; this is encoded by the coding sequence ATGTCGCAGGGACTCACATCACGCCAACGGGAAATCGTCGAGTATCTCAAGGACGCCCAGCGCCAGACCGGCGTGATGCCGTCCACCCGTGAGATCCAGCACTTCTTTGGCTTCTCCAGCCAGACCGCTGCCATGAGCCATCTGCGCGCGCTGGAAAAGAAGGGAATCATCCAGCGTCTGCCCGGCAAGGCCCGTGCGGTGGTTTTTCCGGAGGATCTCGATCGCGAGGAAATCGTGGACATTCCGATTTACGGGGAAATCGCCGCCGGCATGTCCCAGGACGCGGAACCGGAACGCCGCGGCTGCGTTTCCATCGACATCACCTCGCTCGGCATTCCGCGCAATGCCCGGACCTTCGCGCTGAAGGTGAGAGGGGATTCGATGATCGATGCGCACATCTGCAGCGGGGATACGGTGATCCTGGAATTCCGCGAGCCACGGAACAACGACATCGTCGCCGCGCTGATCGATGGCGAGACGACGCTCAAACGTTACATCACCGACAAGGGCCGCCCGTTCCTGCGCGCGGAGAATGTGGATTTCCCGGATCTGATTCCGGCCCGCGAACTGATCATCCAGGGAGTGCTCGTTGCGTTGCTGCGTCAGGCGGCCTGA